The DNA sequence GCCTCTGGCTCGTCGTCTGCCGAAGTTTGGTTTCACCTCTCGCCAGCAGCGTTACGTTGCTGAAATTCGCCTGAACGAACTGGCGAAGGTTGAAGGCGATGTGGTTGATCTCGAAGCTCTGAAAAAGGCTGACATTGTTCGCGAAGAAATTCGCGAAGCCAAGGTTATCCTGTCCGGCGAACTGAGCCGTGCGGTAACCGTCAAGGGCCTTCGGGTAACCAAAGGCGCACGCGAGGCAATTGCC is a window from the Marinobacter arenosus genome containing:
- the rplO gene encoding 50S ribosomal protein L15, encoding MRLNELSPEPGSRQAPKRVGRGIGSGLGKTGGRGHKGLKARSGGSVAPGFEGGQQPLARRLPKFGFTSRQQRYVAEIRLNELAKVEGDVVDLEALKKADIVREEIREAKVILSGELSRAVTVKGLRVTKGAREAIAAAGGKVED